In Malus sylvestris chromosome 15, drMalSylv7.2, whole genome shotgun sequence, a single genomic region encodes these proteins:
- the LOC126601591 gene encoding signal recognition particle receptor subunit alpha homolog: MFRRMPLEKSDLEPALKALKEKLIMAKNVAEAVAEELCESVAASLEGKKLPWFTTISSAVQAAMEEEFVRILTPTADSSPILNLQKNVPRKPCVFAYIDTTGDWKAISSVKAACRLQKERKNSVIMVADCNTFRSETVKQLRRDAWKLQRIPIFEKRYEKDPAISIKEAVQEARDDGSDVVVHAASPKQAATVLATAYLSGAKVIFRGVGKPYTGEKHTTRKIVKKLFK, translated from the exons ATGTTCCGGAG AATGCCATTGGAGAAGTCGGACCTCGAACCAGCTTTGAAAGCTCTCAAAGAGAAGCTGATCATGGCCAAGAATGTG GCCGAGGCCGTAGCTGAGGAGCTTTGTGAATCAGTGGCTGCTAGTCTTGAGGGTAAAAAGTTGCCGTGGTTCACAACAATATCTTCTGCTGTGCAGGCAGCAATGGAAGAAGAATTTGTTCGTATTTTAACTCCTACCGCGGACTCTTCTCCTATACTGAATCTGCAGAAGAATGTGCCAAGGAAACCCTGTGTTTTCGCTTACATTGACACCACGGGAGATTGGAAAGCAATCAGTTCAGTTAAG GCTGCTTGTCGGCTTCAGAAGGAACGGAAGAACAGCGTTATTATGGTGGCTGACTGTAATACATTCCGGTCAGAGACTGTTAAGCAGCTGCGTAGAGATGCCTGGAAACTCCAG CGGATTCCTATTTTTGAGAAGCGGTACGAGAAAGATCCTGCAATTTCCATAAAGGAAGCAGTCCAGGAGGCCAGAGACGACGGTTCAGATGTGGTTGTTCATGCAGCCAGTCCAAAGCAG GCTGCAACTGTGCTGGCGACGGCATACTTATCTGGAGCTAAGGTTATTTTCCGTGGAGTTGGGAAGCCGTACACAGGAGAGAAGCACACAACCAGAAAAATTGTCAAGAAACTCTTCAAATGA
- the LOC126601589 gene encoding protein PGR, translating into MDKLLIQPLIAVLVSSLIAARSYRRKSLNLSGAIAGFAVMTIHIAVGYRYGALLLMFFFTSSKLTKIGEDKKRRVDADFKEGGQRNWVQVLSNSGIASMLVLILWAKSGLQEKCLDSNDSVLVTALVGGVIGHYACSNGDTWSSELGVLSDAQPRLITTLKPVRKGTNGGVTKAGLLAAAAAGSLIGLTFVVIGFLTTKCAYDVALKQLLVIPISTLAGLGGSVIDSLLGATLQFSGFCTVRNKVVGKPGPTVEQISGLNFLDNNAVNVVSILLTTILTSIACVYVF; encoded by the exons ATGGATAAACTCTTAATCCAACCGCTAATCGCGGTCCTAGTCTCGTCGTTGATCGCCGCGAGATCCTACCGAAGAAAATCACTCAACCTCTCAGGGGCAATCGCGGGTTTTGCCGTCATGACCATCCACATTGCAGTCGGATACAG GTACGGAGCTCTGCTGCTGATGTTCTTCTTCACATCGTCGAAGCTGACCAAGATCGGGGAAGACAAGAAGCGGCGCGTCGACGCCGATTTCAAAGAGGGTGGCCAGAGAAATTGGGTGCAGGTGTTGTCCAACAGTGGGATCGCGTCGATGTTGGTTCTGATTCTGTGGGCAAAATCGGGATTGCAGGAGAAATGCTTGGACTCGAACGACTCAGTTCTCGTTACGGCGCTCGTTGGTGGGGTTATTGGTCACTATGCTTGCAGCAATGGCGACACCTGGTCTTCTGAGCTCGGAGTTCTCAGCGATGCTCAGCCTCGGCTGATCACGACTCTTAAG CCTGTTCGGAAGGGTACCAATGGCGGAGTTACAAAAGCAGGACTACTGGCAGCTGCGGCTGCAGGCTCCCTTATCGGACTGACATTTGTGGTTATTGGATTTCTCACTACAAAATGCGCATATGATGTAGCACTGAAGCAGCTGTTGGTGATACCTATTTCTACTCTTGCCGGACTAGGCGGTAGTGTCATTGATTCTCTTTTGGGAGCAACGCTGCAATTCAGTGGATTCTGCACTGTTCGTAACAAG GTTGTTGGAAAGCCGGGGCCAACAGTTGAGCAAATTTCAGGTCTTAACTTTCTTGACAACAATGCTGTGAATGTTGTTTCGATACTGCTGACAACAATTCTCACTTCCATTGCCTGCGTTTACGTTTTTTGA